In the genome of uncultured Sphaerochaeta sp., the window AAGCGACAGAACAACAAGTGTTCCCAACAAGGCGAATTTTTTCATCGCGAGACCTCCTAAAGTCTTTCTGACTTCAGTCTAGAGTGTCTGGAAAATAGCACAAGAAAAAGCTTTTGCGTTTGTTGGCGTGTTTTTGTGTAAACCATACCAGGGAAAGCAGAAATGTGGCAGAAAGATCACTTTTCATGAGAAGATGCTGTATACAAGCTCTCAGCTTTGATGATAGGAGCGCAAGAAGGAGGCAAGCTTTTCCATGGTTTCGCTGGAGATGTCGTGCTCAATGAGACAGGCATCCTGCTCTGCGATCACCGCATCGACGCCGAGCACCTCGATCAGGAAGCTGGTCAGCGTCTTGTGCCGGAAATAGACTTGGGAAGCCTTGAGCCTCCCCTTCTCGGTCAAATGGATATCGCCGTAGGTCTCCTGACGAACATACCCATCCTGG includes:
- a CDS encoding metal-dependent transcriptional regulator → MQKSGEDYLEAVLALSEEHEKVRTTDVALRLGVSKPSVNRAMKVLSQDGYVRQETYGDIHLTEKGRLKASQVYFRHKTLTSFLIEVLGVDAVIAEQDACLIEHDISSETMEKLASFLRSYHQS